In Gulosibacter molinativorax, a single window of DNA contains:
- a CDS encoding VOC family protein, which produces MDAVTLRVGDLENMSSYYESALALVPIEERANREGVQRVLGRGDVPLIRLVETKGLPEVNLRSAGLFHTAFLFDTHASLAATVYSAASDQRSRFAGSSDHSVSEAFYFQDPENNGIELYIDRPRDQWHRNAAHEIDMTTTYLDPNAYLRTHLDENVLANAAKQVGVIGHVHLQVGDLATARDFYVDALGFEATLASYSGALFASAGGYHHHVAMNVWNSAGAAPRAATLGLGDVAVTVPAREDLDALVARLRAKNIQFEDSGNAVVARDPWNTQVTVALPAASAEDLLAR; this is translated from the coding sequence ATGGATGCGGTCACGTTACGCGTCGGCGACCTCGAGAACATGTCGAGCTACTACGAGAGCGCGCTTGCCCTCGTGCCGATCGAGGAACGCGCGAATCGTGAGGGAGTGCAGCGCGTGCTCGGCCGCGGCGACGTGCCGCTCATCCGGCTGGTTGAAACGAAGGGGCTGCCCGAGGTGAATCTTCGCTCGGCGGGCCTCTTCCACACGGCGTTCCTGTTCGACACCCACGCCTCGCTCGCCGCGACCGTCTACAGCGCCGCATCTGATCAGCGCAGCCGCTTCGCGGGTTCGAGCGATCACTCGGTGAGCGAAGCCTTCTACTTCCAGGACCCGGAAAACAACGGCATCGAGCTCTACATCGATCGCCCGCGCGACCAGTGGCACAGGAACGCCGCTCACGAGATCGACATGACGACGACCTACCTCGACCCGAATGCTTACCTGCGCACCCACCTCGACGAGAACGTGCTCGCGAACGCCGCCAAGCAGGTCGGCGTCATCGGCCACGTGCACCTGCAGGTTGGGGACCTCGCGACCGCTCGCGACTTCTACGTGGATGCGCTCGGTTTCGAGGCGACGCTCGCAAGCTATTCGGGCGCGCTCTTTGCATCGGCCGGTGGCTACCACCACCACGTGGCCATGAACGTGTGGAACAGCGCTGGGGCCGCCCCTCGCGCCGCGACGCTCGGCCTCGGTGACGTCGCGGTGACCGTCCCAGCCCGCGAGGACCTGGATGCGCTCGTCGCCCGACTTCGCGCCAAGAACATCCAGTTCGAGGACTCGGGGAATGCCGTCGTGGCGCGCGATCCGTGGAACACCCAGGTAACCGTCGCGCTGCCCGCGGCCAGCGCCGAGGATCTGCTGGCCCGCTAG
- a CDS encoding MFS transporter, translating to MATPERVRLRRARVAATVAFAVNGAMPATLLARYAEVRSALDVSTGLFGILIAALTVGAALTFSVPGVLLRRFGSRTIAVSGTVATTFAFVLAGVGVMTGNVWLFALGLLVAGFCDSTVDVAQNAQGLRVQAALGKSVLTSMHAGWSVGAAVGGAVGTLAATLGVPLVVHLVIWAIVCSAAMALAGSQFLPVHRGEDEEAPGRIPASVWKYLVPILLVAIAGILVEDIGNNWSAVLLNTERGVDAAQSGVALTTLLSAQFVGRLFGDAAIDRFGRRPTLIASLVGILASLNLIAWATEPWLTLLGFALAGVSCAVTVPLAYSLADGIPGMRAHSGVTLLAWIMRVATIGLTPAIGGISALTSLPAAISLMSLLAAAALAAMLWRPKKS from the coding sequence ATGGCTACCCCAGAACGCGTCCGACTACGCCGTGCCCGGGTGGCCGCGACCGTCGCGTTCGCGGTGAATGGCGCGATGCCAGCGACGCTTTTGGCACGCTACGCCGAGGTGCGAAGCGCGCTCGATGTCTCGACGGGCCTCTTCGGTATTCTCATCGCCGCCCTCACGGTTGGCGCCGCCCTCACGTTCAGCGTGCCGGGTGTCCTCTTGCGCCGATTCGGCAGCAGGACGATCGCCGTGTCCGGCACGGTCGCGACTACCTTCGCCTTCGTCCTCGCGGGCGTGGGCGTCATGACCGGCAACGTGTGGCTGTTTGCCCTCGGGCTCCTCGTCGCCGGCTTTTGCGATTCGACGGTGGATGTGGCCCAAAACGCGCAGGGTCTACGGGTCCAGGCGGCGCTGGGCAAGTCCGTGCTCACCTCAATGCACGCAGGCTGGAGCGTCGGCGCCGCGGTCGGCGGCGCGGTCGGGACGCTCGCGGCGACGCTCGGCGTGCCACTCGTCGTGCACTTGGTGATCTGGGCCATCGTCTGCTCCGCCGCGATGGCGCTCGCCGGTTCCCAATTCCTCCCCGTGCACCGCGGCGAGGACGAGGAGGCTCCCGGACGCATCCCCGCCTCGGTCTGGAAATATCTCGTCCCGATCCTCCTCGTAGCGATCGCGGGCATCCTGGTCGAGGACATCGGCAACAACTGGTCGGCGGTCTTGCTCAACACCGAGCGCGGCGTCGACGCGGCGCAATCCGGCGTCGCACTCACGACGCTCCTCAGTGCGCAGTTCGTTGGCAGACTGTTCGGGGATGCGGCCATCGATCGGTTCGGACGTCGCCCCACGCTCATCGCGAGCCTCGTCGGCATCCTCGCGAGTCTCAATCTCATCGCCTGGGCGACCGAACCGTGGCTGACGCTGCTCGGCTTTGCGCTCGCCGGCGTGAGCTGCGCGGTGACGGTTCCGCTCGCCTATTCGCTCGCGGATGGCATCCCCGGCATGCGCGCCCACTCGGGTGTGACGCTCCTCGCCTGGATCATGCGCGTGGCGACGATTGGGTTGACGCCCGCAATTGGTGGGATAAGCGCGCTGACGTCGCTTCCCGCGGCTATTTCCCTGATGTCGCTGCTCGCGGCAGCAGCGCTCGCGGCAATGCTGTGGCGGCCGAAGAAATCCTGA
- a CDS encoding pirin family protein, with protein sequence MSNTEHDPEERVCENRSYTTAGLRTGVIEAGEAVSFLEPRFVPLGGPRAMTVKRLLPQRARSLVGPWCFLDFYGPDDVSKTGGMAVPRHPHTGLATVSWLFEGAIDHIDSAGNWATVTPGDAVFMNAGRGITHSEFSTEETTVLHGAQLWYAFPHENRFVEPSLDNHRPEPVQGKGWVARVFAGELLGAASSLRTYAELSGAELRLEPRTVLEIAVPASHEHALLPVWGEVWVSGQPVLADHLAVVDAGQEMIRIEAGDAPVLALFIGGEPLGEPIVMWWNFIGRDHDEIVAFREEYQREMGFERDGEPGTERDTEQELRFGTFPPRQPDPLPAPELPITRMKPRSQPSRTTGTEPSRDD encoded by the coding sequence ATGAGTAATACGGAACACGATCCGGAAGAACGGGTCTGTGAGAACCGCAGTTACACCACGGCGGGCCTGCGCACGGGCGTGATCGAGGCTGGCGAAGCTGTCTCTTTCCTCGAGCCGCGATTCGTGCCACTGGGCGGTCCGCGGGCGATGACCGTGAAGCGATTGCTCCCGCAGCGGGCACGTTCGCTCGTGGGGCCGTGGTGCTTCCTCGACTTCTATGGGCCGGATGACGTCTCGAAGACTGGTGGCATGGCGGTGCCGCGGCACCCGCACACGGGACTCGCGACGGTGTCGTGGCTATTCGAGGGCGCCATCGATCACATCGACTCGGCGGGGAACTGGGCGACCGTCACGCCCGGAGACGCCGTGTTCATGAACGCGGGGCGCGGCATTACGCACTCCGAGTTCTCGACCGAAGAGACGACGGTGCTGCACGGAGCGCAGCTGTGGTACGCGTTCCCGCACGAGAATCGCTTCGTCGAACCCTCGCTCGACAACCACCGCCCGGAGCCCGTCCAGGGCAAGGGCTGGGTCGCGCGCGTCTTCGCGGGGGAGCTGCTCGGCGCGGCGTCGTCGCTGCGCACCTACGCGGAGCTCTCCGGCGCCGAGCTGCGCCTGGAGCCGCGCACGGTCCTTGAGATCGCGGTGCCCGCCTCACACGAGCACGCGCTGCTGCCGGTGTGGGGCGAGGTTTGGGTGAGCGGACAGCCCGTCCTCGCCGACCATCTCGCGGTCGTCGACGCGGGCCAGGAAATGATCCGGATCGAGGCGGGCGATGCTCCCGTCCTCGCACTCTTTATCGGTGGCGAACCGCTCGGCGAACCCATCGTGATGTGGTGGAACTTCATCGGTCGCGACCACGACGAGATCGTCGCGTTTCGCGAGGAGTACCAGCGCGAGATGGGCTTTGAACGAGACGGCGAACCAGGCACTGAACGGGACACCGAGCAAGAGCTCCGCTTCGGCACGTTCCCACCGCGACAGCCGGACCCGCTTCCGGCGCCGGAACTACCCATCACGCGCATGAAACCGCGGTCGCAGCCCTCGCGGACGACCGGCACCGAACCGTCACGGGATGACTAA
- a CDS encoding excinuclease ABC subunit UvrA produces MNDHVADNHNLIRVQGARENNLKNVSVDIPKRRLTVFTGVSGSGKSSLVFGTIAAESQRMINETYSAFVQGFMPTLARPEVDHLEGLTTAIIVDQERLGANPRSTLGTATDANALLRILFSRLGEPHIGGPQAYAFNVPSASGSGALTVKRGNKIAEKATFSVTGGMCPRCEGMGVVNDVDLTEIYDENLSIREGAIKVPGYTADGYYVKLFASAGFFDADKPIKKFTKRELHDFLYKEPVKVKMEGANMTYEGLIPKIQKSMLSKDRDAMQSHIRAFVDRAVTFQTCPDCDGTRLAEGARNSKINGVSIADACAMQLTDLAEWIRGLDEPTYAPLIQSLSDSLDAFVDIGLGYLSLDRPAGTLSGGEAQRTKLIRHLGSALTDVTYVFDEPTIGLHPHDIQRMNELLLQLRDKGNTVLVVEHKPETIAIADHVVDLGPLAGTKGGEITFEGTVKELRASDTLTGKHFGYRAHLKDTVREPSGQIEIRGASAHNLQDVDVDVPLGVLCVVTGVAGSGKSSLIEGSMPKDEAVFIDQSAIRGSRRSNPATYTGVLEPIRKAFAKANGVKPALFSSNSEGACPTCKGIGLVFTELGFMATVSTVCDECEGKRFQASVLEYKLGGLDISEVLSLPVAEAREFFADGEAKTPAAAKTLGHLVDVGLGYLTLGQPLSTLSGGERQRIKLATKLGEKGGTYVLDEPTTGLHLADVENLLALLDRLVDAGKSVIVIEHHQAVMAHADWIIDLGPGAGSDGGRVVFEGTPRGLVEDARTLTGQHLAEYVQ; encoded by the coding sequence GTGAACGATCACGTCGCCGATAACCATAACCTCATCCGTGTGCAGGGTGCGCGCGAAAACAACCTCAAGAACGTGAGCGTCGATATCCCGAAACGCCGCCTCACGGTGTTCACCGGCGTCTCCGGTTCGGGCAAGAGCTCGCTCGTGTTCGGCACGATCGCCGCCGAGTCCCAACGGATGATCAACGAGACCTACAGCGCCTTCGTGCAGGGATTCATGCCCACGCTTGCGCGCCCCGAGGTCGATCACCTCGAGGGGCTTACGACCGCCATCATCGTCGACCAGGAGCGGCTCGGCGCGAATCCCCGCTCGACCCTCGGGACCGCGACGGACGCGAATGCCCTTTTGCGCATCCTGTTCAGCCGACTCGGCGAGCCGCACATCGGCGGGCCGCAGGCGTATGCGTTCAACGTGCCGTCGGCGAGTGGCAGCGGCGCGCTGACCGTCAAGCGTGGCAACAAGATCGCCGAGAAGGCGACGTTTAGCGTCACCGGCGGCATGTGCCCCCGCTGCGAGGGCATGGGGGTCGTCAATGACGTCGACCTCACCGAGATCTACGACGAAAACCTCTCGATCCGCGAGGGCGCGATCAAGGTGCCCGGTTACACCGCCGATGGCTACTACGTGAAGCTGTTCGCGAGCGCGGGCTTCTTCGACGCGGACAAGCCCATCAAGAAGTTCACGAAGCGCGAACTCCACGATTTCCTGTACAAGGAGCCCGTGAAGGTCAAGATGGAGGGCGCCAACATGACCTACGAGGGGCTCATCCCGAAGATTCAGAAGTCGATGCTGTCGAAAGATCGGGATGCGATGCAGAGTCACATTCGCGCGTTCGTCGACCGCGCGGTGACCTTCCAGACGTGCCCGGACTGCGACGGCACTCGACTCGCCGAGGGTGCGCGCAATTCGAAGATTAATGGTGTGAGCATCGCGGATGCGTGCGCCATGCAGCTCACGGACCTCGCGGAGTGGATCCGCGGCCTCGACGAGCCCACCTACGCCCCGCTCATCCAATCGCTCTCGGACTCGCTAGACGCCTTCGTCGACATCGGTCTCGGGTACCTGTCGCTCGACCGCCCGGCGGGCACGCTCTCGGGCGGCGAGGCGCAACGCACGAAGCTCATCCGCCATCTCGGCTCGGCCCTCACAGACGTCACCTACGTCTTCGACGAGCCGACGATCGGCCTCCACCCCCACGACATTCAGCGAATGAACGAACTGCTGCTCCAGTTGCGTGACAAAGGCAACACGGTGCTCGTGGTCGAGCACAAGCCCGAGACGATCGCGATCGCTGACCACGTCGTCGACCTCGGCCCGCTTGCGGGCACGAAGGGTGGCGAGATCACGTTCGAGGGCACGGTCAAGGAGCTCCGCGCGAGCGACACGCTCACGGGCAAGCACTTCGGCTACCGCGCACACCTCAAAGACACGGTGCGCGAGCCTTCCGGGCAGATTGAGATTCGCGGCGCGAGCGCCCACAACCTGCAAGACGTGGATGTGGATGTGCCGCTCGGCGTACTCTGCGTCGTCACCGGTGTGGCGGGTTCGGGGAAGAGCTCCCTTATCGAGGGTTCGATGCCGAAGGACGAGGCGGTCTTCATCGACCAGAGCGCGATCCGCGGTTCGCGGCGCAGCAACCCCGCGACCTACACGGGCGTGCTGGAGCCGATCCGGAAGGCCTTCGCGAAGGCGAACGGGGTGAAGCCCGCCCTGTTCAGCTCGAACTCCGAGGGAGCCTGCCCGACCTGTAAGGGCATCGGCCTCGTCTTCACCGAACTCGGCTTCATGGCCACCGTCTCGACCGTGTGCGACGAGTGCGAGGGCAAGCGTTTCCAGGCGTCAGTGCTCGAGTACAAGCTCGGCGGCCTCGATATCAGCGAGGTGCTGAGCCTGCCGGTCGCGGAGGCGCGCGAATTCTTCGCGGACGGCGAGGCCAAGACCCCGGCCGCGGCGAAGACGCTCGGGCACCTGGTGGATGTGGGGCTCGGCTACCTGACGCTCGGCCAGCCCCTGTCGACGCTCTCGGGCGGCGAGCGCCAGCGCATCAAGCTCGCCACGAAGCTCGGAGAGAAGGGGGGCACCTACGTGCTCGATGAGCCGACGACCGGGCTCCACCTTGCCGATGTCGAGAACTTGCTCGCCTTGCTCGATCGCCTCGTGGATGCGGGGAAGTCGGTCATCGTGATCGAGCATCACCAGGCGGTCATGGCCCACGCCGACTGGATCATCGATCTCGGCCCGGGCGCCGGCTCCGACGGTGGCCGCGTCGTGTTCGAGGGGACTCCCCGCGGCCTCGTCGAGGATGCACGCACCCTTACGGGGCAACACCTCGCCGAATACGTGCAGTAA
- a CDS encoding LysR family transcriptional regulator, whose protein sequence is MELRHLRYFTAVVESGSFTAAAAALHISQPPLSVAIAKLEAEAGVQLLQRSHRGVEPTSAGRYLLDAASRVLAEMDDMVETLGRFGSGMAGTLRLAVVPVLMWHRLPRVLRAFADAAPQVEVSIVDPPPWTAVEMLERGTVDLAAIMVAQPERFIARHRGSYDILEWGEIPLVGVLPPRTRAQSPLPLTWFEGRNLVLPDRTAAVPSLPESVEAALRAEGVHPSSMRTSETIQTCLPLIEAGLAEAILPDPDRASLARFDVEIRELDPAPVPLTALALTRKGAAGANSAVARILRTLEGDSTHDFDQH, encoded by the coding sequence ATGGAGCTGCGTCACCTGCGATACTTCACCGCCGTCGTTGAATCGGGCTCGTTCACGGCCGCGGCGGCCGCGCTGCATATTTCGCAGCCGCCCCTCAGCGTCGCAATCGCCAAGCTCGAGGCCGAGGCCGGGGTGCAGCTGCTGCAGCGCTCACACCGCGGCGTCGAGCCGACAAGCGCGGGGCGATACCTCCTCGACGCCGCCTCGCGAGTGCTCGCCGAGATGGATGACATGGTCGAGACACTCGGCCGGTTCGGTTCCGGCATGGCGGGGACACTGCGTCTCGCCGTCGTGCCGGTGCTCATGTGGCACCGGCTGCCGCGGGTGCTTCGGGCCTTCGCGGATGCGGCACCGCAGGTCGAGGTGTCGATTGTCGACCCGCCCCCGTGGACGGCGGTCGAGATGCTCGAGCGCGGCACGGTCGATCTCGCGGCGATCATGGTTGCGCAACCCGAGCGCTTCATCGCCCGCCATCGGGGGAGTTACGACATCCTTGAGTGGGGCGAGATCCCCCTGGTCGGAGTCCTGCCGCCGAGGACCAGGGCGCAATCGCCGCTGCCACTAACGTGGTTCGAAGGTCGAAACCTCGTCCTCCCGGACCGCACTGCCGCAGTGCCGAGCCTCCCCGAGTCGGTCGAGGCCGCGCTGCGGGCGGAGGGCGTGCATCCGAGCTCGATGCGCACGAGCGAGACGATTCAGACCTGCCTCCCGCTCATCGAGGCGGGACTAGCAGAGGCCATCCTGCCCGATCCGGATCGAGCGAGCCTCGCGAGGTTCGACGTCGAGATTCGAGAGCTCGATCCGGCACCGGTGCCGCTGACGGCACTCGCGCTCACGCGGAAGGGAGCGGCAGGCGCGAACTCGGCCGTGGCCCGGATTCTTCGCACGCTCGAGGGCGATTCGACACACGACTTCGACCAACACTGA
- the hpaD gene encoding 3,4-dihydroxyphenylacetate 2,3-dioxygenase, whose protein sequence is MLPTTNHNPAFNITRASHVSLAVTDLERSRDFYRDVCGLVVTAETDTHVYFRGLEEAAHHSLVLELADQPKALHVGFRVRTDDDIVAAEQFCKDNNLDYQRIEKDHQGPTIQFRDPVGTHMEFTSSMDVVERKMQNFNEFVAGAPQRLDHYQVVTYDVQKATDFWTGLGMRMSEYTAKDGTDELWGSWMEVKGNTHDLVFTNGRGPRLHHYAFAVPDGASLIHAADVAGALGAGDEIDRGPGRHGISNALFLYLRDPDQHRIELFNTHYQFIDLETPPIRWDISNPRRAQLWGMPASRRWFFEASEFPGEEVHEPVLQATPDTLEDYLGIH, encoded by the coding sequence ATGCTGCCGACCACCAACCACAACCCCGCGTTCAACATCACGCGGGCGAGCCACGTCTCACTCGCCGTCACGGATCTCGAGCGTAGCCGCGACTTCTACCGCGACGTCTGCGGCCTCGTCGTCACCGCCGAAACTGACACTCACGTCTACTTCCGCGGCCTCGAGGAGGCGGCACACCACTCGCTCGTCCTCGAACTTGCCGACCAGCCCAAGGCCCTCCACGTCGGTTTCCGCGTCCGCACCGACGACGACATCGTGGCCGCCGAGCAGTTTTGCAAGGACAACAACCTCGACTACCAGCGCATCGAGAAGGACCACCAGGGGCCGACCATCCAGTTCCGCGACCCGGTCGGGACGCACATGGAATTCACCTCGTCGATGGACGTGGTCGAGCGCAAGATGCAGAACTTCAACGAGTTCGTCGCGGGCGCGCCGCAGCGCCTCGACCACTACCAGGTCGTGACCTACGACGTGCAGAAGGCCACCGACTTCTGGACCGGCCTCGGGATGCGGATGTCCGAGTACACCGCCAAGGACGGCACGGACGAGCTCTGGGGCAGCTGGATGGAGGTCAAGGGAAACACCCACGACCTCGTATTCACGAACGGTCGCGGCCCGCGCCTCCACCACTACGCGTTTGCGGTTCCGGACGGTGCATCGCTGATCCATGCCGCGGATGTCGCGGGAGCGCTCGGCGCGGGCGACGAGATTGACCGTGGGCCTGGACGCCACGGCATCAGCAACGCGCTGTTCCTGTACCTCCGGGACCCGGACCAGCACCGCATCGAGCTCTTCAACACCCACTACCAGTTCATCGACCTCGAGACCCCGCCGATCCGCTGGGACATCTCGAACCCCCGCCGCGCGCAGCTTTGGGGGATGCCCGCATCCCGCCGGTGGTTCTTCGAGGCGAGCGAATTCCCCGGCGAGGAGGTCCATGAACCGGTTCTCCAGGCGACCCCGGACACGCTCGAGGACTATCTCGGCATTCACTAG
- a CDS encoding RidA family protein, with product MMQDAADYTRTSIYAPGFSHENPIPAASRIGPFVFSGVLTGRDPGSGEMGEDLAAQCRNAFRHVRNVMTAAGGGPEHIIKLNVSLVDYRDRAALNEQWLEMFPDPVSRPARQVMAAQLDRGSLIQVDLVAVLPE from the coding sequence ATGATGCAAGACGCAGCCGACTACACGCGCACCAGCATCTACGCACCGGGGTTTAGCCATGAGAACCCGATCCCGGCCGCGAGCCGGATCGGGCCGTTTGTGTTCTCGGGCGTACTGACCGGACGAGACCCTGGGAGCGGGGAGATGGGCGAGGATCTCGCCGCACAGTGCCGCAACGCGTTTCGCCACGTGCGGAACGTGATGACTGCGGCTGGTGGGGGACCGGAGCACATCATCAAACTCAACGTGTCGCTGGTCGACTACCGAGATCGAGCCGCGCTCAATGAGCAGTGGCTCGAGATGTTTCCGGACCCCGTGAGCCGACCGGCGCGCCAGGTGATGGCCGCGCAGCTGGACCGGGGGTCGCTCATCCAAGTGGATCTAGTTGCGGTGCTGCCGGAGTAG
- a CDS encoding TetR/AcrR family transcriptional regulator: MEQTRGRGRPPVTTRDAVEDVAMTLFEERGIENTTVVDIAEACQMSKTSFFRYFTSKNDILWGAFEGHVQAMKEMLRSQPADAPILPTLREGIRELIVAETEHVESWLRRFRFQNTDEQRALTLIHWGEWESTVAEYIRDRSKAPAASLIPDAMAGTLRGAFRAFLRHWVLSGNTNIEDLLKGYDEALAPVFGGLEMYLARIPKAHA; encoded by the coding sequence ATGGAACAGACGAGAGGCCGCGGCCGGCCCCCGGTGACGACCCGAGACGCTGTCGAAGATGTCGCGATGACACTCTTCGAGGAGCGTGGGATTGAAAACACGACCGTGGTTGATATCGCCGAAGCATGCCAGATGAGCAAGACCAGCTTCTTTCGATACTTCACCTCGAAGAATGACATTCTTTGGGGCGCGTTCGAGGGGCACGTGCAAGCGATGAAAGAGATGCTGCGCAGCCAACCGGCGGACGCACCCATCTTGCCAACGCTCCGTGAGGGCATTCGTGAGCTTATTGTGGCGGAGACAGAGCACGTGGAATCGTGGTTGCGTCGGTTTAGATTTCAGAATACGGACGAGCAGCGCGCCCTCACGCTCATTCACTGGGGCGAGTGGGAATCGACCGTGGCGGAGTACATCCGGGATCGCTCAAAAGCCCCGGCGGCGAGCTTGATTCCCGATGCAATGGCGGGCACGTTACGTGGCGCATTCCGTGCGTTCCTACGCCACTGGGTATTGAGCGGGAATACCAACATCGAGGACCTCTTGAAGGGCTACGACGAGGCGCTCGCGCCGGTATTCGGCGGGCTAGAGATGTACCTCGCGAGGATTCCGAAAGCACACGCCTAG
- a CDS encoding heparan-alpha-glucosaminide N-acetyltransferase domain-containing protein: MTNVTPWQRLRDYGQPPRIMGLDVARALAVIGMVGAHVATFGEVNIWEPETYPGIVNGRSSILFGVLAGISIAIMTGRTSIPDRASMPRYRLMLFARGSMIFLFGLFCELLTVPVAVILTFYGILYVIAIPFVRMSIPALLVTAGVIAVFGPIWTDLLEYTVGDIAGPGAQLVLFGTYPLSVWLPLILVGLAIGRLPLADKGIAGVLVAFGAGISVLAYSLSAALGGAEGSQVHGPFNNPDAELTEAGELMTRSLVASYPHSGGTLETLGSGGFAVAVIGLCLLAAGPLRVPFIPIAALGAMPLTAYTGHLVVILLGWGPAALPHDTAVWGWLTLGLVIGCTILAALFDRGPLERVVKLVSDAALGGYEKMVAATTK; encoded by the coding sequence ATGACTAATGTGACGCCGTGGCAGCGGCTGCGCGACTACGGGCAACCACCCCGCATCATGGGCCTGGACGTGGCCCGGGCGCTCGCGGTCATCGGGATGGTCGGTGCCCACGTGGCCACGTTCGGCGAGGTCAATATCTGGGAACCCGAGACGTATCCCGGCATCGTGAACGGGCGCTCGTCCATTCTGTTCGGCGTGCTCGCGGGCATCTCTATCGCCATCATGACGGGTCGAACGAGCATCCCGGATCGGGCGTCGATGCCGCGATACCGGCTCATGCTCTTCGCCCGCGGTTCGATGATTTTCCTCTTCGGCCTCTTCTGCGAGCTGCTGACGGTGCCGGTCGCCGTGATTCTCACCTTTTACGGCATCCTGTACGTCATCGCGATTCCATTCGTTCGAATGTCGATCCCAGCGCTCCTCGTGACTGCCGGGGTGATCGCCGTGTTTGGGCCCATCTGGACCGATCTGCTCGAATACACGGTCGGCGACATCGCGGGGCCCGGCGCACAGCTCGTGCTCTTCGGTACCTATCCGCTGAGCGTTTGGCTGCCGCTCATCCTCGTCGGCCTCGCGATCGGTCGCCTGCCGTTGGCGGACAAGGGCATCGCGGGCGTGCTCGTCGCCTTCGGGGCGGGGATCTCGGTATTGGCCTACTCACTCTCGGCGGCGCTTGGCGGCGCCGAGGGTTCTCAAGTGCATGGTCCTTTCAACAACCCGGATGCGGAACTCACCGAGGCTGGAGAGCTCATGACGCGGAGCCTGGTCGCCAGCTATCCACACTCGGGTGGAACGCTCGAGACCCTGGGCTCGGGCGGGTTCGCAGTGGCGGTGATTGGCCTCTGCCTGCTCGCCGCGGGGCCGTTGCGGGTGCCGTTCATCCCGATCGCCGCGCTCGGCGCGATGCCACTGACCGCATACACGGGGCACCTTGTCGTCATCCTGCTCGGGTGGGGGCCCGCGGCGCTGCCGCACGACACCGCGGTGTGGGGCTGGCTGACACTCGGCCTTGTTATCGGATGCACGATCCTCGCCGCGCTCTTCGATCGCGGCCCGCTCGAGCGGGTCGTGAAGCTCGTCTCGGATGCGGCCCTGGGCGGCTACGAGAAAATGGTTGCAGCTACAACTAAATAG